A stretch of the Dioscorea cayenensis subsp. rotundata cultivar TDr96_F1 chromosome 4, TDr96_F1_v2_PseudoChromosome.rev07_lg8_w22 25.fasta, whole genome shotgun sequence genome encodes the following:
- the LOC120258315 gene encoding uncharacterized protein LOC120258315, protein MMQPANLMAKNEVGDTALHVAAAMDSLSVATALIDKNPNLIEERNNKLETPLLKAALFGSAATFHKLKRQNRDGVHHRTLTGASVLHCAILGNNPDLALEIAQEFGFLIYTRNLKALTPLQLIVTIPQVFRSSLELGPAESFLYTFIPLDSHDKSNQREKNIDDEELGKSISHHYWVESNAKSDKLFEASEAMSKRKFVKKYQLIWYFFYVAKLVGLYLDASRVRLFIIFILKKLFNSIEELEILKTNHVQTMKLIAYLARDPEYWDFINKGTFKKKQTDMKPENMIFKRKNGDDDEIDKDFDDEEDFDDFDDDDDDDDDDEEEEEEEEEEQKIDNQNTPLDGSNRRTTSSLHTHKELVSSDSLNERTTSSLPKEKDLILEHAMNLISEQKKLISEQKNLIIEQNNSIKEFTKQIKSSLPEPAKRQLTRWAESPLIVGAKMGLYDFVEQILKVYPQSAQFKDLEGKNVLQVAIKHGQVKIVKIIAEMIKGPNPMLPSWLLSDVTDDEMNKDDEMNNTILHYAAVTTIKDEGFALQMQREIIWFETVKKLVPKDMVNNRNAEEKTAQELFNENHAEMMKSGRNQLMDIGKTCSGLLAAVVFATSFNIPGGKDSDSRTGPSNNNMTNSTKGNHFNDESVGFKVFSHAYVMGLSFATCSLLLFLSLLTSNYRPEAFRKALPTKYILAVVSFFFALLTLLVAFTCNIYLSIYGGGTPKAKDLLPLVLELTGFPFLCAVALFFGGFSLRFSDFILRMLHR, encoded by the exons ATGATGCAGCCGGCGAACTTGATGGCCAAGAATGAAGTTGGGGACACGGCGCTTCACGTGGCAGCGGCCATGGATAGTTTGTCTGTGGCCACTGCGCTCATCGATAAAAATCCGAATCTGATAGAAGAGAGAAACAATAAACTTGAGACACCACTCTTGAAGGCCGCTCTTTTTGGTAGTGCAGCTACTTTCCACAAGCTCAAGCGGCAAAACCGTGACGGCGTCCATCACAGAACTCTCACTGGGGCCAGTGTTCTTCACTGTGCAATATTGGGCAATAATCCAG acCTCGCTTTGGAAATAGCACAAGAATTTGGATTTTTGATTTATACTAGAAATTTGAAAGCACTGACCCCGTTACAACTCATAGTCACCATTCCACAAGTGTTTCGAAGCAGTTTGGAGTTGGGGCCGGCGGAATCATTTCTTTACACAT tCATTCCATTGGATAGCCATGATAAATCCAACCAAcgtgaaaaaaatatagatgaCGAGGAGCTTGGCAAGTCCATCTCGCACCATTATTGG GTTGAGAGTAATGCTAAAAGCGACAAACTTTTTGAAGCATCAGAGGCAATGTCcaaaagaaaatttgtgaaaaaatatCAACTAATATGGTACTTTTTCTATGTAGCGAAGCTTGTTG GGCTCTACCTGGATGCTTCTCGAGTGCGgctctttattattttcattttgaaaaaat TGTTCAACAGTATAGAGGAACTTGAAATATTAAAGACAAACCATGTACAAACCATGAAGCTTATTGCATACCTTGCAAGAGATCCGGAGTACTGGGATTTCATCAATAAAGGAACGTTCAAGAAAAAGCAAACTGACATGAAGCctgaaaatatgatttttaagagaaaaaatggTGACGATGATGAAATTGATAAGGActttgatgatgaggaggactttgatgactttgatgatgatgatgatgatgatgatgatgatgaagaggaagaagaagaagaagaagaagagcaaaaaATCGACAACCAAAATACTCCATTGGATGGTTCAAATAGAAGAACTACTAGTAGTCTCCACACGCACAAGGAATTGGTTTCATCTGATAGTCTAAATGAAAGAACTACTAGTAGTCTCCCAAAGGAAAAGGATTTGATTTTAGAGCATGCAATGAATCTGATTTCTGAGCAAAAGAAATTGATTTCGGAGCAAAAGAATTTGATAATAGAGCAAAATAATTCGATTAAAGAATTCACGAAGCAAATCAAAAGTAGCTTGCCAGAACCCGCAAAGAGGCAACTGACAAGATGGGCTGAATCACCTCTCATAGTTGGTGCCAAGATGGGGCTATATGATTTTGTGGAACAAATTTTGAag GTATACCCGCAATCAGCTCAGTTCAAAGACCTGGAGGGGAAAAATGTCCTACAAGTTGCAATTAAACACGGTCAAGTGAAGATTGTGAAGATTATAGCTGAGATGATAAAAGGACCCAATCCGATGTTACCATCTTGGTTGTTGTCGGATGTTACAGACGACGAGATGAACAAAGATGACGAGATGAACAACACCATCCTGCATTATGCTGCTGTAACAACCATCAAAGACGAAGGGTTTGCACTACAGATGCAGCGAGAGATCATATGGTTCGAG ACGGTGAAGAAGTTGGTCCCAAAGGATATGGTAAACAACAGAAATGCAGAAGAGAAAACAGCTCAAGAGCTGTTCAACGAGAACCATGCCGAGATGATGAAGAGTGGAAGGAATCAGTTGATGGACATAGGGAAGACATGCTCAGGTCTCCTTGCAGCAGTGGTGTTTGCCACTAGCTTCAACATTCCCGGAGGCAAAGACTCAGACAGTAGAACTGGACCATCTAACAACAACATGACTAATAGTACTAAAGGGAACCATTTCAATGATGAGTCAGTGGGGTTCAAGGTGTTCAGTCATGCCTATGTGATGGGGTTGTCATTTGCGACttgttctcttcttctcttcttgtcATTGCTGACATCCAACTATAGGCCAGAAGCCTTCAGGAAAGCACTTCCGACCAAGTATATATTGGCAGTTGTGTCCTTCTTCTTTGCCTTGTTGACTCTTCTGGTGGCTTTCACATGCAACATATACCTTAGTATTTACGGAGGGGGGACACCAAAGGCTAAAGACTTGTTACCACTTGTCCTTGAGCTCACTGGTTTCCCATTCTTGTGCGCCGTTGCTTTGTTCTTTGGTGGCTTTAGCCTTCGATTTTCGGATTTCATCCTGAGGATGCTCCACAGGTAA
- the LOC120258221 gene encoding LOW QUALITY PROTEIN: cytokinin riboside 5'-monophosphate phosphoribohydrolase LOG1-like (The sequence of the model RefSeq protein was modified relative to this genomic sequence to represent the inferred CDS: inserted 2 bases in 2 codons), with translation MLPLSVLKNIDLVYGGGXIGLMGLIXRIVFNGGRNVIGVIPKALMGREVLVSPLGEVKMVIDMHHRKAEMGNYADAFIALPGGYGTLEELFEVISWAQLGIHNKPIGLLNVDGYYNSLLSFIDKVLEEGFINLAARQIIISSSNAKELIEKEYSSHSSPKIPSLGTLIDLNLPAAMDDNVEHSTVSDTHP, from the exons ATGTTACCATTGTCGGTGTTGAAGAACATTGATTTGGTATATGGAGGAG GTATTGGATTAATGGGTTTGA TCCGCATCGTATTTAATGGTGGTAGAAATGTTATAGG TGTCATTCCAAAAGCTCTAATGGGTAGAGAGGT ACTCGTGTCACCGCTCGGAGAAGTAAAAATGGTTATAGACATGCACCATAGGAAAGCAGAGATGGGCAACTATGCTGATGCCTTTATTGCTTTGCCAG GAGGTTATGGAACTCTTGAAGAACTTTTTGAAGTAATTAGCTGGGCACAATTAGGCATACATAACAAACCG ATTGGTTTGTTAAATGTTGATGGATATTATAACTCGCTACTTTCATTCATCGACAAAGTTCTAGAAGAAGGGTTCATCAACCTAGCTGCACGGCAGATcatcatttcttcttcaaatgcaaaggaattaattgaaaaa GAATATTCCTCGCATTCATCTCCCAAAATCCCATCTTTAGGCACTCTGATTGATCTCAACCTTCCTGCTGCTATGGATGACAACGTTGAACACTCCACTGTCTCTGATACACATCCATAA
- the LOC120258491 gene encoding alpha-glucosidase 2: MLSISTPPPAAAAAAAVPSVPLTRSSHPSCPLGNPSRIHRRLRRSPSFQLRNPEYQRWWLRCVGGGTVALEEMTEPTSGKMVFEPILEDGVFRFDCSGDDRGAAFPSLSFADPKVRETPIMVHKRPEFVPEFQCLHGRQIVTIQLPDGTSFYGTGEVSGQLERTGTRIFTWNTDAWGYGSGTTSLYQSHPWVLAVFSDGRSLGFLADTTRRCEVDLRQNSTIKFTAAAVYPVISFGPFDSPAEVLKSLSHAIGTVFMPPKWSLGYHQCRWSYDSDQKVLKTARTFREKGIPCDVIWMDIDYMDGFRCFTFDQDHFPDPKSMVKDLHAIGFKAIWMLDPGIKHEEGYFVYDKGSKSDVWIQKADGKPFVGEVWPGPCVFPDFTNEKTRSWWANSVKDFVSNGVDGIWNDMNEPAVFKSVTKTMPESNIHRGDSEFGGCQNHSHYHNVYGMLMARSTFEGMKMASGQKRPFVLTRAGFIGSQRYAATWTGDNLANWDNLHMSIPMVLQLSISGQPLSGPDIGGFAGNATPRLFGRWMGVGAMFPFSRGHSEAGTVDHEPWSFGEECEEVCRLALLRRYRLLPHIYTLFYIAHTKGTPVAAPVFFADPQDSSLRAVENSFLLGPLLICASTAPDQGSHELSHVLPKGIWMKFDFCDSHPDLPTMYLQGGSIIPVGLPLQHVYEANPIDELSLFIALDNFGRAHGVLFEDDGDGYEYTQGGFLLTYYVAELRSSIITVKVSNTEGSWRRPTRNLHVYILLGGGAMMDAVGVDGEEIQIAMPSKSEVNDLVLASENEYKTRLEQAKCLSDADEHSGQKGIELSRTPVDLKNGDWSLKVVPWIGGRIISMKHMPSGTQWLHSRVEVDGYEEYSGVEYRSAGCSEEYEVVGRNLEQSGVEESLSLEGNIGGGLVLQRKISIMKDNPKILIIDSGIVARSVGAGSGGFSRLVCLRVHPTFTLLHPTEVFVRFNSIDGSKHEIWPDTAEQYFEGNLRPNGEWMLVDKCSGLSLINRFDINQVNKCLVHWGCGTVNLELWSEERPVSKDTPLKISHTYQVMEISKL; this comes from the exons ATGCTCTCCATAAGTacaccaccaccagcagcagcagcagcagcagcagtgcCATCAGTGCCTTTGACTCGCTCGTCTCACCCTTCGTGCCCTCTCGGAAATCCTTCCCGAATTCACCGACGCCTTCGAAGATCGCCTTCTTTCCAACTTCGGAATCCGGAGTAccagag GTGGTGGTTGAGGTGCGTTGGTGGTGGAACTGTGGCTTTGGAGGAGATGACGGAGCCCACGTCGGGGAAGATGGTGTTTGAGCCGATTCTTGAGGATGGGGTTTTCCGATTTGACTGTTCCGGTGACGATCGAGGGGCTGCGTTCCCGAGTCTATCCTTCGCCGATCCCAAGGTTAGGGAGACGCCGATCATGGTTCACAAACGGCCGGAGTTTGTCCCTGAGTTTCAATGTCTTCATGGGCGGCAGATCGTCACGATTCAG TTGCCTGATGGAACCTCTTTTTACGGAACTGGTGAAGTTAGTGGCCAGCTTGAGCGGACGGGAACGCGA ATTTTTACCTGGAATACAGATGCATGGGGTTATGGTTCAGGAACCACGTCATTGTACCAGTCGCATCCTTGGGTTCTGGCTGTTTTTAGTGATGGAAGATCATTGGGTTTTCTAGCTGATACAACTCGACGTTGTGAG GTCGACCTACGACAGAATTCAACCATTAAGTTCACAGCCGCAGCTGTCTACCCAGTTATTTCATTTGGTCCATTTGACTCGCCTGCTGAAGTTCTGAAATCCTTGTCTCATGCGATTG GGACTGTGTTTATGCCTCCTAAATGGTCACTTGGCTACCATCAATGTCGCTGGAGCTATGATTCTGATCAAAAAGTTCTCAAG ACTGCAAGAACATTTCGGGAAAAAGGCATACCTTGTGATGTCATATGGATGGATATTGACTACATGGATGGTTTTCGATGTTTTACTTTTGACCAA GACCACTTTCCTGATCCAAAATCTATGGTGAAAGATCTGCATGCTATTGGTTTCAAGGCTATCTGGATGCTTGACCCCGGTATTAAACATGAAGAAGGTTACTTTGTCTATGATAAGGGTTCTAAAAGTGATGTTTGGATCCAAAAAGCAGATGGAAAGCCGTTTGTTG GGGAGGTATGGCCAGGTCCTTGTGTTTTTCCTGATTTTACTAATGAAAAGACACGCTCGTGGTGGGCAAATTCAGTCAAAGATTTTGTCTCCAATGGTGTTGATGGCATATGGAATGATATGAATGAGCCTGCTGTATTCAAA TCTGTGACGAAAACAATGCCAGAGAGTAACATTCACAGGGGAGATAGTGAATTTGGTGGTTGCCAGAATCACTCGCATTACCACaat GTTTATGGCATGCTTATGGCCAGATCAACTTTTGAAGGGATGAAAATGGCATCAGGGCAAAAAAGGCCTTTTGTTCTCACCAGAGCTGGATTTATTGGAAGCCAGCGGTATGCCGCAACCTGGACTGGAGATAACTTAGCAAATTGGGATAATTTACATATGAGTATACCCATGGTCCTTCAGTTG AGCATCAGTGGTCAGCCATTATCTGGTCCTGATATTGGTGGCTTTGCTGGGAATGCAACACCACGGCTTTTTGGGAGATGGATGGGAGTGGGTGCAATGTTTCCTTTTTCTCGTGGCCACTCTGAAGCTGGAACCGTTGATCACGAGCCATGGTCCTTTGGGGAAGAG TGTGAAGAGGTTTGCCGCCTTGCACTACTGAGGCGCTATCGTTTACTACCCCACATTTATACTCTTTTCTACATCGCCCATACAAAGGGAACTCCTGTTGCGGCACCTGTTTTTTTTGCTG ATCCACAGGATTCTAGTTTGCGTGCAGTTGAAAATTCTTTTCTGCTAGGCCCGCTTCTAATTTGTGCAAG CACCGCCCCTGATCAAGGATCACATGAACTGTCTCATGTTTTACCAAAAGGCATATGgatgaaatttgatttttgtgattCGCATCCT GACTTGCCAACTATGTATTTGCAAGGGGGATCAATAATCCCAGTAGGCCTTCCTCTTCAGCATGTGTATGAAGCAAATCCGATAGACGAATTATCACTCTTCATAGCTCTTGACAATTTCG GTAGAGCCCATGGTGTTCTCTTTGAGGATGATGGTGATGGATATGAGTACACTCAAGGAGGTTTTCTTTTGACATATTATGTTGCAGAACTTAGATCATCGATTATTACAGTTAAGGTGTCAAATACTGAAGGATCATGGAGGAGGCCAACGCGAAAtctccatgtatatatattgctGGGAGGAGGTGCCATG ATGGATGCTGTTGGTGTTGATGGAGAGGAAATACAGATTGCCATGCCTTCAAAATCCGAAGTGAATGACTTGGTACTTGCAAGTGAAAATGAGTATAAAACTCGTTTAG AACAAGCCAAGTGTCTCTCAGATGCTGATGAGCATTCAGGACAAAAAGGGATTGAACTTTCAAGGACGCCAGTTGATCTAAAGAATGGTGATTGGAGTCTTAAAGTGGTGCCTTGGATTGGGGGAAGAATAATCTCTATGAAACACATGCCTTCAG GTACACAGTGGCTTCACAGTCGAGTTGAAGTTGATGGATATGAAGAATACAGTGGGGTTGAATACCGTTCTGCTGGGTGCTCAGAGGAATATGAAGTTGTTGG AAGAAATCTTGAACAATCAGGGGTGGAGGAGTCTCTTAGCTTGGAAGGGAATATTGGCGGTGGCTTAGTTCTCCAGCGCAAGATATCAATTATGAAAGACAATCCTAAGATTCTCATAATTGACTCTGGTATTGTTGCACGCAGTGTTGGTGCCGGTTCTGGTGGATTCTCAAG GTTGGTCTGCTTACGGGTGCACCCAACATTTACCCTTTTGCACCCCACTGAGGTCTTTGTTCGATTTAATTCCATTGATGGATCCAAACATGAGATCTGGCCTGACACTGCAGAGCAATACTTTGAAGGCAATCTTCGGCCCAATG GTGAATGGATGCTGGTAGACAAATGTTCTGGCCTGAGTTTGATCAATCGTTTCGACATAAACCAGGTGAACAAATGCCTTGTGCATTGGGGATGTGGAACAGTTAATTTGGAGCTGTGGTCTGAGGAGAGGCCTGTTTCCAAGGACACCCCTCTGAAGATTTCACACACATATCAGGTAATGGAAATCTCGAAGCTTTGA